CTTGAGAAACAACTAGCAATAAGCGATTCAATCGAAAACCTTGATTGGAATGTTGATATGAGCGCAGGAACAGCTACATTTGGTAAGCATTTAACTTTCCCAATTCAAATGTTGGGTAGTGTTTCGCACCAATCAAACACTTGGTTATGGGCTTGGGCAAACTCTCAGGCACAGATTTCTTCAGATAGTTTGACACAGGCATTTCAGCTAAAAGCTTATGGTATTAAGAACAACATTTCTGAACTAATAGAAGAAAAAATCTCTGCTATCAATAATGAAGGACATTTAATTGCAAGTATTGCTTCTGGAATGTTTAAAAACCGTTTTTACTATGCAGGCAACTATGGTGCAGGAACAGCATTTTTTACTATTGATGTGACGGAAGAAGATTTAATGGAACAACCCGAATCGGTATTGACCGTATTTCCGCAACTGATAATGACTTTTGAACTCAATCACAGAAAAGCATTAACCTTTTATCTGATAGACAAAGGCTTTAAAGTTTTTGAATCGAATGAAAGTTTAACAGGCGTTTCTGCTAAGCTTACGGTTATAGCACATTTCGATGAAATGAATAGAATGAACAACCTAGAATCAGCTCATAAATAAAGTGTTGGTCATTGAATCAACGGGTAACGATAGTTAAAAGACAAAGGAGCCGCAAAAGCCAGGTAGCTGGGACAAACATATATGGGGAAATCAAGATCTTAATGATTCAGTATTAATACATAGGCTTGCAATTTCACGAGAAGAAAAAGGAAAGCAATTGGGATCTGTAATTCTAAACTGGATCGCAAATGTATTGGACTTTCCTAAAACCAAATTATACTTGAGACTTGATTGCGTTGAAAATAATTTTAGACTGAATGAATACTACAAGCAGAATGGATTTCTGTTTGAAAATGCATCAATGGGAGGCTGCCGGCATGATCGGCAGCCTCAATTACTTTAATGGGCAGATAGCTTCAATAAAAAGTACATGCGTTTTGCGGCGAGAGCAGAAGGAGCTTTATCGTCGATATAGGGACACTAGGTCTTATTATGGATCCTTCATCTTTTAACATTGACAAAAACTGACCAAGTGGTCTAATATTGATTCAGGAGGTCTAATAATTTATGGAAAAGTCGTTTACTCGCACCCAACGAGCTCGTCGTGAAGATATTATCAGTGCCGCGATCGTCGTCATCAATCGCGAAGGCTACACTGCTGCATCCGTCGAAAGGATCGCCAAAGAAGCTGAGACTAGCAAGAGCACCATACTATACCACTTCAAGACTAAGGAAGCGATCTATGAGGAACTGGTCATCACGCTCTATCACAATGGTGCCGCCTACATGACCGAACGAATCATGGCGGTCGAGACCTATCGTGACAAACTCTGTGCGTACCTGTCCTCGAATCTTCACTTCATCGCTGAACATGCCGCTCACGTCAACGCCGTTCACAGGATTCAAGAAAATGGCGGGCTCCAGAGCGACGGTTCCGACGCAGTTACGCCACTCGCGACACTGCTTTCATCCGGCCAAAAAGCAGGAGAATTCGGTTTCTTTGATCCATTGGTAATGTCGCTTGTCATCCGTGCCGCGGTCGATGGAGCATCCTTCCACTTCACCACACACCACAACCTAGACTTCGAGCACTACATTAACCAAACCATTCAGCTTTTCCAAAAAGCCACAGCGCTCCCATAGCGCAGAAAGGCCTTAATGATGGACAAAAATTTGGCTGCCAACCATGCAAATCCAAAGATGATAACACCAGCTCTTCATTCCGTCAGATGGCTTGTCACTCTTTATAGCTTGATAAGCTGGCTGACCGTCGCGGCGATCATTATTTTATCGTATACTGCACCAAACCTCGTAAACCCGGAGGCTTGGGTACGTGGCATCATCGTCGCTGCTACATCGGTCTTGACAGTAGTCTTTGCAAATCGGGCTGCCATAGGTAAACCGCGTGCATTGATGCGGTTGCGTATCGTTGTGACGGTATTGCTCGTCGCATTCACCGCCGTACTTTTTTTCTTGACTTTACCGGTATGGATGAAAGTCGAGCAGGTGGTTTGCAGCGTATTGCTTCTAGTTATTGCCATTCTCATCTTTAAGAGTTAGACTCATTTATCAAATGAAATTAAAGTTTTAGATCCAAGAGGTCAATTTGACACGTTTATATTAGATTTAAACTGTTTTTAGACCTTCATGAATGACAACTAAATATGAATAGAAACATTTATCTACAAATGAGTAACATGAGTATAATATATTGACACGTACGCTATCGGTGAACGATAGCTAAGCAACTGAAGGGCTGCCGACGTGGTAGCCCTTCACTCCGTTAACGGGCAGGATAATTACAACAGGAAAATATTTACATGGGAACAAATGTGCTGTAATATGATGAGGAAACATACTTTTAATATAAGGTAAGGTGGTTTCCAGTGAGTGAACAAGTTGTTGAACAGTTTGTTGACCGTATTGATGCAGTCTTTCTACCTGTGAAGAATCTTCAGGATTCGTTAGTGTGGTACCAAACCATGTTTGGGTTCGGTTTGCGTTGGAGTAATGAAAGAATGGCTGGATTAGCAATAGCCCCTAACTGCGGATTTCATTTAGTACAAATCTCAGACTTTGAACCAATTAATAAATACACTCCATTCAATTTTGTTGTGAAGGATGTAGAAGAAGTGCGGGAAAGACTCGAAAAAAATGGAGTAGCTGTTTCTGAGGTAAGGAACGGTGAACCTAAACGGTTTGATATTACTGATAATAACGGAAATATGATTAGTGTTATTCAATTGTAAATGACAAGATATTCGTATTGAACTTTAAAGAGGAATGATCCTTGAGGGGCTAGCTACGCAGCAGTTCCTTTTTTTTATTGAAGTAACGGGCAGTGTACACTATAAGGGAAATAAAGGGAAAAGTATGGGTGTGGCGAAGTCTTTGTTTTAATTGAATCCGATAATGACACAAGAGCGGTTATTGAAGTAAACGGGCGAACTAGATGGGTTATTACTTTCTTTACTGATGACATTGAATTTTTACATAAGAAATTATTATCCGAAGGAGTCACTTTTAGAAATATCAGTGATGAAGGTATCTATGGAAAGTTTTTTTCCTTTGAGGATTTAGATGGAAACCTATTTGATGTATGGGAAAATAGAGATAGCGAGTTAATTTTTTTAAAAGGGTGGATTAAGCTAACGGGGAACGTTAATTAAATAGGGATCGTCGGCTGCTACGCAGTCTTGACGATCCCTATTTAATTGAAGTAAAGTGCAGAATTACGGAACCTTCCTACTGTTAGAGGCGTAATATTGATGACACTTACTATTAAATGGATAATCACGGATAGATTATTTGTTGCATTTTAAAAGGAGGAATAAGATTTCTCCATTCTTTGGTTTTGGTTTCCTAGCTCTTTTTTTACGTTTGGCATTAGGTATGTTATTTGGAAAAAGGATGGAAAGTAAAGGAGAAAAAGCAATGAATGATTACAGACAGAATGGATACCTTATTGTAGGCGTTGGAATTGTGGCTATTCTCGCGGGTATTGTTGACACATTTTAAGCTAGCGAGTAACGATAGTGGGAGGAGCCTTGCCGACAGGCATCTTCTCTATGGTGTGTTAAAGTATTGGGCAAGAAAAGATAATTCAATTCGGAGTATGTAAAAAGTGCCACTCTATAATAGAAGGTGATCTTTAGATGCAAGAATTTATTAAGAATTTTAAACAAGCCGTTTTCGGGGATAATATTTACATTCGACCATCTCTTTTATCTGAGGATAAAGAATATCTTATAATTACTTTTGATGTCTTTTTATATGAAACTCAGAATGTAGTTCAAAGTTGGAAAGTAACCTGTAAGAATTTTGAAAATTACAAGCTGGTGAATGAATTTTTCGAAGATATAAATATATTCAAGGATCACATCTTATTATGGGAATACTCTGAGTTACAAGCGGAACTGTTTTATACTGGTAAAACAAATAAAAAGTTCGAATTGATTGGTGAATTACTTAGTAAACATTACGAAGTAACAAAGGGATGGATAGATTACAAATACTATTTAAATAAATCGTTAGAATGGAAGTCAATAGACTGGCTGTTTAGTGGAGATAATGGGTTAGTAGCTTCAGGTCCAACCATTTTAATAAATGAATATAATACGATTTTAGAAAAGTTTGGACTAAAGACATCCATTTTACCAAGAAAGGGAAAACAAGTGAAATATGAAGTATTAATATATGAGAATTCCTTTGTAATTGCTGAAGAATTTATTTTTGAATTGATATTAGAAAGTAACATTTCCGAAAGTTGCTGAGAAGCGTTATAGTGAAGGGGAATCCGGTGGTTTACTCAACTAACAGCAGAACGTTTGTTGAAAAATACTCATATAGCGGCAGCTGATCACCCGATCGGCTGCCGTTGTCTATTGAAGTAACGGGCAGTTTAATTCCAATAAATGGTATAATATTCTGTGGGTACAAGGTCAAATAATTATCAGCACGTCAATATTCATAATGTAAATTTTATATATGCTACTACAAAAACAAGTATGCCTTTTAATGATGAGGAATTCGATTTGATTTATGATCGCAGAGGACCAACTTCTATTATTAATCACAGTAGATTATTAGTTTCTGGTGGGATTATACTTGGAATTCATACCAATATAGACTCTGCAAGAGAGCGTTTATTTAAAAATGGGTTTAAAGATATAGAAATTGAAGAGTTCAACGAGGCGATTACTTATTTCCCTAATGAAATGGAGTTTGCTAAATTCTTAGCAGACGTACCAGGTAATCCTGATTACACGTTACCAGAGTTAAAAAGTGAACTTGAAGAAAAGGTTAGAGAAAATGTTATAGGAGGAAAACTAGGAGTAAGAGAACACAAGTACATATGGAAAGCAGTTAAACCCTAAAAAGTTATTACGCTAAAGCAAAACGATAGATTAATAAAAAAGAAGGCAACCGGCCAGAATTCCAATTAATTTCAAGTAGGGTGTTAAAGCACGTAATGTAGAAAGAAAATAAAGTATTAGACTGGAAAATAAAGAGTGTGGCTGATCAGGAAACTATCTGCGCTTGGAAAGTAGTGTTAGCTGTTGAGTAAAGTAAAATTCCGCAAAAAATATCAAAACAGAGCGTTCCATCTGTCGTAAAGTGAGTATATCGATATGGAGGCATTAAAGTGAATTATAAGGATTTGGTAATCAAGGCCACTACCTATATTGAGGATCATCTGACCGATGAGAGATTAAGCACCAAGGTTATGGAGGCTGCGGGCTATTCGCCGTACCATTTTCACCGGATCTTCCTATCGGTTACGAGAAACTCCGTCTCGGAGTACATACGCAAGCGGAGATTGACACAAGCAGCATACGATTTATTTTATACCAACCAAAGGATCATAGATATTGCCATCCTGTACCGGTTCGAGTCTCAGGAATCCTTCGCCCGAGCCTTTGGGAAAATGTTCTCCATCTCGCCTGGACAATTTCGAAAGCAAAGGGACATGAAGGACACGCTGTTCCGGGCAATGGAGAAGCTTCCTTTGGATGAAGTGGGGCTACAGCATTTGAATAAGAGCGTCTCCCTCGTGCCA
Above is a genomic segment from Paenibacillus sp. HWE-109 containing:
- a CDS encoding VOC family protein, with product MSEQVVEQFVDRIDAVFLPVKNLQDSLVWYQTMFGFGLRWSNERMAGLAIAPNCGFHLVQISDFEPINKYTPFNFVVKDVEEVRERLEKNGVAVSEVRNGEPKRFDITDNNGNMISVIQL
- a CDS encoding DUF6882 domain-containing protein codes for the protein MGLFDFLKKQKISEPVVRKVDLDLHSAENFSSLQELYERYSGVALEKQLAISDSIENLDWNVDMSAGTATFGKHLTFPIQMLGSVSHQSNTWLWAWANSQAQISSDSLTQAFQLKAYGIKNNISELIEEKISAINNEGHLIASIASGMFKNRFYYAGNYGAGTAFFTIDVTEEDLMEQPESVLTVFPQLIMTFELNHRKALTFYLIDKGFKVFESNESLTGVSAKLTVIAHFDEMNRMNNLESAHK
- a CDS encoding TetR/AcrR family transcriptional regulator — encoded protein: MEKSFTRTQRARREDIISAAIVVINREGYTAASVERIAKEAETSKSTILYHFKTKEAIYEELVITLYHNGAAYMTERIMAVETYRDKLCAYLSSNLHFIAEHAAHVNAVHRIQENGGLQSDGSDAVTPLATLLSSGQKAGEFGFFDPLVMSLVIRAAVDGASFHFTTHHNLDFEHYINQTIQLFQKATALP
- a CDS encoding VOC family protein; translation: MESDNDTRAVIEVNGRTRWVITFFTDDIEFLHKKLLSEGVTFRNISDEGIYGKFFSFEDLDGNLFDVWENRDSELIFLKGWIKLTGNVN